TTTTGTCGTGCCAAACTCTGACATGGGTTTGGCCATAAGGGTCCTGAGATTTATAGTAATGCTTCTCTCGGCCGCATTCGGAGCTATCGGCATCGAGGTTACAGCGACAACCATAATGGCTCACCTCGTAACTTTGGAATCCCTGGGTCAGCCTTATTTTCAGCCCTTGATACCCCTTAAGCCCAAAGATTTCAAGGATGCCGTAATAAGGCTCCACCTGCAGACTATGCGGAAGCGGCCGGATGTAGCCCAACCGGTGGATAAAAAAAGAGGGAGTGGCGGCAATTGACTGTAGATAAAGAAAACCTTATAACTTCAAAGCAGTTTATGATACTTATATTTTCTACTATGATAGGTGTGGGCATCATATCCACACCTTATCTGCTGGTTCAGGAAGTAGGCCACAACGCATGGCTCTCGGCTTTGATGTCCGGCATTATCTCGATTTTATTGACAATTATTATTTCCAAGCTTTTAAATATCCATAAGGATAAAACCATATTCGGCATAAATAAACTGCTGTATGGGAAATATGCAGGGATGGCTTTAAATTCAGTATATTTATTGTATTTGATACTAAAGACTTCCATAATACTAAGGTTGGTCATAGAAATAACGCATATAATAATCATGAAAACTACCCCGCCTTTGGTTTTGACGATTTTAGCCCTGATATGCCCCTTTTATATGGCCTTTTACGGACTCAAACCCATATGCAGGTTTAGTAATTTCGTCTTTCTTATTCTGATCGAGATAATATTCCTGTATTTTGTGAGTTTCAGTCATATAAGGCTCTCTTTCCTTCTGCCGGTTGGAAATATAAACCTGCCTTCCCTGTTATATTCCATGCGTTCCACTGCTTTTTCCTTTTTAGGCTTTGCATTCTTATGGCTTGTTTATCCGGCGATAACGGATAAGAAAAACGCCCTCAAATATACTATATGGGCTATGGTGCTTTCAACCTTGATATTCACATCCACTATTGTAGTTACAATGGGTTATTTCGGAGAAAACATGCTAAAGCACATAATATTCCCTGTTTATTATCTCGCCCTTGTATACAAAGTGCCTATTTTTGAAAGGATAGATCTTGTTTTCCTTGTGATATGGTTTCCTGCGCTTTCCATGACATTAAAGGCATATTTTTTTGTAACATATTACTGGCTATATCAGGCCGCAGGGCATGTTTTCCCAAGCATTAAATCTAATGCAAATACGATTTCAGGGAATAATAAAAATAAAAATTCATTCACCGGAGTTAAGGATAAAAAGAAAAAAACCGTATTTCTCATATTATTTACGATTTTAATAACAGCAATAAGCAGGATGCTAAAGGATTACAACCATGTTTTAAAAACCATCGAACTCACGGATATGATAGGGGTCAGTCTTATATCCGGTATGGCAATCATCGACTTGATTATATCGCTGATTAAAAACGCCGCCGGATCAAAAAACAAGTTCAAGGTTGAAAGGCAGGCAAAAAAATCATGAAAAAAGTGCTGGCGCTTGTTTTAATTATACCAATACTGATTACAGGATGCTGGGATATGAAGATTTATGAAAGAATAGGCTTTATATTGAATATAGGCGTCGAGTCCTCAAAGGACGAGGGTCTTTTGGTAACATATACGTCACCTGTAATAGCCGAAGGTAAAAAGCAAAACGAAGTGGAGCTTATCGAAGTGACTGGAAAAGTGCTAAGGGATGCAAGGGAAAAAGCAAGGAGGATGTCTGCGAAGCTGCTGGAGGCAGGCAAAATACAGCAATTATTTGTCTCGGATGAATATGCGCAAAACAAGAGCATCCACCAGACTTTTGAAGTGCTTGAACGCGATCCAACGGACCCCATACATTGCTGGGTGGTGATTGTTGAAGGTAGTCCCAGCAAAATGTTAAAGGCCCTTTCAAAATTCACGGATAAGCCGAGGCCTTCCATATATATGGATAATCTCCTTGAAAACATCTCCAAAAGCTCATATATACCGGATACCAAGCTTGTGGATTTTGATATATGTTATTTTGCGCCTGGCCTGGATCCCATACTGCCTCTTGTAAAGCTGTCGGGCCAAGAAGTCATAGCCACAGGGTCCGCACTTTTTTCCGGGGACAAAATGACGGGAAAAATAAATACCAGGCAAACATTCCTCACCCTGGCAATGATGGGAAAAGCGAAAAAAGCGGAATTCGCATCCATAGACCCGCTGCCTGTAAAACCAGACTTTGGGAACGAAAGGGATATGTCGACAGACCTTGTGCCTGTAAAAAGAAAAATCGATGTAGAGATAGAAAACGGCAGGCCTGTGGTAAATATATATTTAAAATTTGACGGATATATAAGCGAATACAAGTGGGATAACCTGGATAAAGCGACAGTCCGGGCAGAAATTGAAAACTACCTCGAAAAAAGGCTGGAAAATGACTGCGATGAAACCGCCCGCCTCCTTCAGCAGCACGGCTGTGATGCCATAGGTATAGGCGATATCGTACGGGCAAAATACAACGGCTTCTGGAAAAGTGTCG
This DNA window, taken from Clostridiales bacterium, encodes the following:
- a CDS encoding endospore germination permease encodes the protein MTVDKENLITSKQFMILIFSTMIGVGIISTPYLLVQEVGHNAWLSALMSGIISILLTIIISKLLNIHKDKTIFGINKLLYGKYAGMALNSVYLLYLILKTSIILRLVIEITHIIIMKTTPPLVLTILALICPFYMAFYGLKPICRFSNFVFLILIEIIFLYFVSFSHIRLSFLLPVGNINLPSLLYSMRSTAFSFLGFAFLWLVYPAITDKKNALKYTIWAMVLSTLIFTSTIVVTMGYFGENMLKHIIFPVYYLALVYKVPIFERIDLVFLVIWFPALSMTLKAYFFVTYYWLYQAAGHVFPSIKSNANTISGNNKNKNSFTGVKDKKKKTVFLILFTILITAISRMLKDYNHVLKTIELTDMIGVSLISGMAIIDLIISLIKNAAGSKNKFKVERQAKKS
- a CDS encoding Ger(x)C family spore germination protein yields the protein MKKVLALVLIIPILITGCWDMKIYERIGFILNIGVESSKDEGLLVTYTSPVIAEGKKQNEVELIEVTGKVLRDAREKARRMSAKLLEAGKIQQLFVSDEYAQNKSIHQTFEVLERDPTDPIHCWVVIVEGSPSKMLKALSKFTDKPRPSIYMDNLLENISKSSYIPDTKLVDFDICYFAPGLDPILPLVKLSGQEVIATGSALFSGDKMTGKINTRQTFLTLAMMGKAKKAEFASIDPLPVKPDFGNERDMSTDLVPVKRKIDVEIENGRPVVNIYLKFDGYISEYKWDNLDKATVRAEIENYLEKRLENDCDETARLLQQHGCDAIGIGDIVRAKYNGFWKSVDWKDAYKETKINVDIDVNIKQFGVIN